A single Pseudodesulfovibrio aespoeensis Aspo-2 DNA region contains:
- a CDS encoding BaiN/RdsA family NAD(P)/FAD-dependent oxidoreductase translates to MSTPAHFDVIILGAGASGLYCAMHAAMRGLRVAIIDHADKPGRKVRVSGGGKCNFTNLDVTPANYLCANPHFVKSALARHSPWDVITFFTEHGVTFEEREHGQLFTLKGAGHLAGILVDRCHKLGVDMLLGRTIEAVDGPGPFRVNTGGEIFKADALVIALGGPSWPQVGATDLGFRLAGQFGLPLVRPKPGLVPLVFARDERELCESLAGNALDVTIECNGARFTDALLFTHKGISGPATLQISSHWREGDPVIIDFLPRMSVADLVEANRTSTMQLRTLLSQELPKRLPSAILSESLAATEVSQLSKRQIEVAANRVHRFSVTPASTEGYAKAEVTVGGVDTSCISSKTFACTTVPGLHVIGETLDVTGHLGGYNLHWAFASAVACAEGLAENRNS, encoded by the coding sequence ATGTCAACACCAGCACACTTTGATGTCATCATTCTGGGCGCAGGGGCTTCAGGCCTGTATTGCGCCATGCACGCGGCCATGCGCGGCCTGCGGGTCGCCATCATCGACCACGCGGACAAGCCTGGCCGCAAGGTCCGCGTCTCGGGCGGGGGCAAGTGCAACTTCACCAACCTCGACGTGACGCCCGCCAACTACCTGTGCGCCAATCCCCACTTCGTCAAATCAGCCCTGGCCCGCCACTCTCCGTGGGACGTGATCACCTTTTTCACCGAGCACGGCGTGACCTTTGAGGAGCGCGAGCACGGCCAGCTCTTCACCCTCAAGGGGGCCGGGCATCTGGCCGGCATCCTGGTGGACCGCTGCCACAAGCTCGGCGTGGACATGCTCCTGGGCCGGACCATCGAGGCCGTGGACGGCCCCGGCCCGTTCCGGGTCAACACCGGGGGCGAGATATTCAAGGCGGACGCCCTGGTCATCGCCCTGGGCGGCCCGTCGTGGCCCCAGGTGGGAGCCACGGACCTCGGCTTCCGGCTGGCCGGGCAGTTCGGCCTGCCCCTGGTCAGGCCCAAGCCGGGGCTGGTCCCCCTGGTCTTTGCCAGGGACGAGCGCGAACTGTGCGAATCCCTGGCCGGCAACGCCCTGGACGTGACCATCGAGTGCAACGGCGCGCGCTTCACCGACGCGTTGCTCTTCACCCACAAGGGCATCTCCGGCCCGGCCACGCTCCAGATATCGTCCCACTGGCGCGAGGGCGACCCGGTGATCATCGACTTCCTGCCCCGCATGTCCGTGGCCGATCTGGTGGAAGCGAACCGCACCTCCACCATGCAACTGCGCACCCTGCTCAGCCAGGAGCTGCCCAAGCGGCTGCCGTCCGCCATCCTGTCCGAGTCTCTGGCCGCCACCGAGGTCAGCCAGCTGAGCAAGCGGCAGATCGAGGTGGCCGCCAACCGCGTCCACCGCTTCAGCGTCACGCCCGCCAGCACCGAGGGCTATGCCAAGGCCGAGGTGACCGTGGGCGGCGTGGACACCTCCTGCATCTCGTCCAAGACCTTTGCATGCACCACCGTGCCCGGCCTGCACGTCATCGGCGAGACCCTGGACGTCACCGGCCACCTGGGCGGCTACAATCTGCACTGGGCCTTTGCCTCGGCAGTCGCCTGCGCCGAGGGGCTGGCGGAAAATCGGAACAGTTGA
- the cobM gene encoding precorrin-4 C(11)-methyltransferase, whose product MGDEKGMVHDMGMVHFIGAGPGDPELLTIKGQRLIAGADLVLYAGSLVPPEVVACARPGARVVDSAPLSLDQTHALIMETVRQGGTVARVHTGDPSLYGAIREQMDLLARDGVPCAVVPGVTSAFAAAALAGRSYTVPEVTQTLILTRLAGKTPVPETESLRSLAAHGSAMCVYLSAGDPAGVQGELLAGGLAPATLVVIARRVGWPDQAVVETDLAHLAATARERGFTRQTVFLILPGQGAHDAGQARSLLYDPGFSHMFRT is encoded by the coding sequence ATGGGCGACGAGAAGGGCATGGTCCACGACATGGGCATGGTCCATTTTATCGGCGCGGGGCCGGGCGATCCCGAGCTTTTGACCATCAAGGGGCAGCGGCTCATCGCCGGGGCAGACCTCGTGCTCTATGCCGGATCGCTGGTGCCGCCCGAGGTGGTGGCCTGCGCCCGGCCCGGCGCGCGCGTGGTCGATTCCGCGCCCCTGTCCCTTGACCAGACCCATGCCCTGATCATGGAGACCGTGCGCCAGGGCGGCACCGTGGCCCGCGTCCACACCGGCGACCCCTCCCTGTACGGGGCCATCCGCGAGCAGATGGACCTGCTGGCGCGTGACGGCGTGCCCTGCGCCGTGGTGCCGGGCGTGACCTCGGCCTTTGCCGCCGCAGCTCTGGCCGGGCGGTCCTACACCGTGCCGGAAGTCACCCAGACCCTGATCCTGACCCGGCTGGCGGGCAAGACCCCGGTGCCTGAGACCGAATCCCTGCGCTCCCTGGCCGCCCACGGCTCGGCCATGTGCGTCTATCTCTCGGCGGGCGATCCGGCGGGCGTGCAGGGTGAATTGCTGGCCGGTGGGCTGGCCCCGGCCACCCTGGTGGTCATTGCGCGGCGCGTGGGCTGGCCCGATCAGGCCGTGGTCGAGACCGATCTGGCGCATCTGGCCGCCACGGCCCGCGAGCGTGGCTTCACCCGCCAGACGGTTTTCCTGATCCTGCCCGGCCAGGGCGCTCACGACGCCGGACAGGCCCGCTCCCTGCTCTACGATCCCGGATTTTCCCACATGTTCCGCACCTAG
- the truA gene encoding tRNA pseudouridine(38-40) synthase TruA, whose translation MPRFLLTLAYDGTDFSGWQLQARDRTVQGVIETALTEIMGSPVRLHGAGRTDAGVHALGQTAHFDCQDIRASIPWQCALNARLPEDVRVLACRRVADDFHARYQAQAKTYEYTLWHTREFCLPQRRRFAWNCGPLDFTAMEAAARLLTGEHDFASFQNTGTPVRSTIRTVTAISRHPGPTPHESVWRFTANGFLKQMVRNLVGCLAACGRGRLAPDEAGRILLAADRALAPATAPPQGLTLISVAYPDQTLDLTEGLL comes from the coding sequence ATGCCCCGCTTCCTGCTCACCCTGGCCTACGACGGCACCGATTTTTCCGGCTGGCAGCTCCAGGCCAGGGACCGGACCGTGCAGGGCGTGATCGAAACAGCCCTGACGGAAATCATGGGCTCGCCCGTCCGGCTGCACGGCGCGGGACGCACCGATGCCGGGGTCCACGCCCTGGGCCAAACCGCGCACTTCGACTGCCAGGACATCCGGGCCTCGATCCCGTGGCAATGCGCCCTGAACGCCCGGCTTCCCGAAGACGTGCGCGTCCTCGCCTGCCGCCGGGTGGCCGACGACTTCCACGCCCGCTATCAGGCCCAGGCCAAGACCTACGAATACACCCTGTGGCACACCCGCGAGTTCTGCCTGCCCCAACGGCGGCGATTCGCCTGGAATTGCGGGCCTCTCGATTTCACGGCCATGGAGGCGGCGGCGCGCCTGCTCACGGGCGAGCACGATTTCGCCTCGTTCCAGAACACCGGCACCCCGGTCCGTTCGACAATCCGCACCGTCACCGCCATCTCGCGCCATCCCGGCCCCACACCCCATGAAAGCGTGTGGCGGTTCACGGCCAACGGCTTTCTCAAGCAGATGGTGCGCAACCTCGTGGGCTGCCTTGCGGCCTGTGGCCGGGGTCGGCTCGCGCCCGACGAGGCGGGCCGCATCCTGCTCGCCGCAGACCGCGCCCTGGCCCCGGCCACGGCCCCGCCCCAGGGGCTGACCCTGATCTCGGTGGCGTATCCGGACCAAACACTTGATTTGACGGAAGGATTACTGTGA
- the fliJ gene encoding flagellar export protein FliJ, whose translation MAKPFSFKLQRVLDYRTLLEEQAKGALAMAKRAFDAQAVKVTDLETSLSAHLGKAAQMSGSANDLWLWRQYKAALEQDLSRERIALTQLEHKLHKCRQQAVDRSKDKKLLEKLKETQARKHNAHETARETKENDEMATIRYERKDI comes from the coding sequence ATGGCCAAGCCGTTTTCCTTCAAGCTCCAGAGAGTGCTGGACTACCGGACCCTGCTCGAAGAGCAGGCCAAGGGTGCCCTGGCCATGGCCAAACGGGCTTTTGACGCCCAGGCAGTCAAGGTGACCGACCTGGAGACGAGCCTGTCCGCCCACCTGGGCAAGGCCGCCCAGATGAGCGGGAGCGCCAACGACCTGTGGCTCTGGCGGCAATACAAGGCGGCCCTGGAACAGGACCTCTCGCGGGAGCGGATCGCCCTGACCCAGTTGGAGCACAAATTGCATAAATGCCGCCAGCAAGCCGTGGACCGCTCCAAGGATAAAAAGCTGCTCGAAAAGCTCAAGGAAACCCAGGCCAGGAAGCACAATGCCCATGAAACAGCCCGCGAGACAAAAGAAAACGACGAGATGGCAACCATTCGGTATGAACGTAAAGATATCTAG
- a CDS encoding cache domain-containing protein, with the protein MPRLLLTFAALCLLTALWPTGSAAEVRGKTRTTRPDVELVVTVAATGLGGLFAVVADRDEQIRLLRAFVASSRFFPEHNGYFFVYDTLGVCVAHGSNPALVGRSLMDYRDGNGFPVIRTIIELGMAGGGFLEYQWEKPDAVGPHEKLGYVLPIPGTDLIIGSGLYLPEIE; encoded by the coding sequence ATGCCGCGCCTGCTCCTGACCTTTGCCGCCCTGTGTCTGCTGACCGCGCTCTGGCCCACGGGGAGCGCCGCCGAGGTCCGGGGCAAGACGCGGACCACCCGCCCGGACGTGGAGCTGGTGGTCACTGTCGCGGCCACCGGCCTGGGCGGCCTGTTCGCGGTCGTGGCCGACAGGGACGAGCAGATTCGCCTCTTGCGCGCCTTTGTCGCCTCGTCCCGGTTCTTTCCGGAACACAACGGGTATTTCTTTGTTTACGACACCCTGGGCGTCTGCGTTGCCCACGGCTCCAACCCCGCGCTGGTCGGGCGTTCGCTCATGGACTACAGGGACGGCAACGGGTTCCCGGTGATCAGGACCATCATCGAGCTGGGAATGGCCGGGGGCGGGTTCCTGGAATACCAATGGGAAAAGCCGGACGCTGTCGGACCCCATGAGAAGCTTGGCTATGTCCTGCCCATTCCCGGCACGGACCTCATTATCGGGTCTGGTCTCTATCTTCCTGAAATAGAATGA
- a CDS encoding secondary thiamine-phosphate synthase enzyme YjbQ, producing METVQIRTGQREEMVDITGQLRSLIRAQGWTDGLLLLHCPHTTGAVTVNEGADPDVARDMVVNLGKLVPQRGDYCHAEGNSDAHIKSSLFGCDQMLMVEDGDIRLGTWQKVYFCEFDGPRARSLWVKFVAGA from the coding sequence ATGGAGACAGTGCAGATCCGTACCGGTCAGCGCGAGGAGATGGTCGACATTACCGGGCAGCTGCGCTCCCTGATCCGCGCCCAGGGCTGGACCGACGGTCTGCTGCTCCTCCACTGCCCGCACACCACCGGGGCCGTGACCGTCAACGAGGGCGCAGACCCGGACGTGGCCCGCGACATGGTGGTCAACCTTGGCAAACTTGTCCCCCAGCGCGGCGACTATTGCCACGCCGAGGGCAATTCCGACGCCCACATCAAGTCCAGCCTGTTCGGCTGCGACCAGATGCTCATGGTGGAGGACGGCGACATCCGGCTCGGCACCTGGCAAAAGGTCTATTTCTGCGAGTTCGACGGACCGAGAGCGCGCTCGCTGTGGGTCAAGTTCGTGGCTGGGGCGTAA
- a CDS encoding DMT family transporter, translated as MKIVLVGILAALFFSTTFVLNRAMSLEGGHWVWSASLRYFWMLALLVAGLLAFRRPLLVETLRLYARHVVFWTLAGGVGFGVFYALITFSASYTPGWVVAATWQTTILATPVVLLAFGRTVPLRAMLLTLLIFAGVVLVNWEQAAAGSWRDVLLGAVPVLVAAFAYPFGNQLVWEARQGTLRRLPKLDSPAMDDPFCRVLLLTLGSLPLWIILIAATTPPPPALDQVVNTALVAIFSGIAATSLFLYARHAARSASELAAADCTQSMEVIFSLAGEAILLGGVLPGPLGWLGIMLTMLGLALYIRVQNVR; from the coding sequence GTGAAGATCGTGCTTGTCGGCATCCTGGCCGCCCTGTTCTTCAGCACCACCTTTGTCCTCAACCGGGCCATGAGCCTGGAGGGCGGCCACTGGGTCTGGTCGGCCAGCCTGCGCTATTTCTGGATGCTCGCCCTGCTGGTCGCCGGGCTGCTGGCCTTTCGCCGCCCCCTGCTGGTCGAGACCCTGCGGCTTTACGCACGCCACGTCGTCTTCTGGACCCTGGCCGGGGGCGTGGGTTTCGGCGTGTTCTACGCCCTGATCACCTTCAGCGCGTCCTACACGCCGGGCTGGGTGGTGGCCGCCACCTGGCAGACCACCATCCTGGCCACGCCCGTGGTCCTGCTCGCCTTTGGCCGGACCGTGCCGCTGCGGGCCATGCTCCTGACCCTGCTCATCTTCGCCGGGGTGGTGCTGGTCAACTGGGAGCAGGCCGCAGCCGGGTCGTGGCGCGACGTGCTCCTGGGCGCGGTGCCGGTGCTGGTGGCGGCCTTTGCCTATCCCTTTGGCAATCAACTGGTCTGGGAGGCGCGACAGGGCACCCTGCGCCGCCTGCCGAAGCTCGACTCCCCGGCCATGGACGACCCCTTCTGCCGGGTGCTGCTCCTGACGCTGGGCTCGCTCCCCCTGTGGATCATCCTCATCGCGGCCACCACCCCGCCGCCCCCGGCCCTGGATCAGGTGGTCAACACCGCGCTGGTTGCCATATTCTCAGGCATCGCGGCCACCAGCCTGTTTCTCTACGCGCGCCACGCGGCCCGGTCCGCGTCCGAGCTGGCCGCCGCCGACTGCACCCAGTCCATGGAGGTGATCTTTTCCCTGGCGGGCGAGGCGATCCTGCTGGGCGGCGTGCTGCCCGGCCCCCTGGGCTGGCTCGGCATCATGCTGACCATGCTCGGCCTGGCCCTCTACATCCGGGTCCAGAATGTCAGGTAG
- a CDS encoding MotE family protein, with protein MNVKISRVLASLVLLALLKLAVFGMLSVDSVTLRIMQALMPETVPTMALAVAQAQEQAPAPESAATTTPIADTADSAANQAATQETEADKAAAEVRTEQSLPSEWRVLKSKEEELAIKERTLKEMEVSIRAEAVRVEKLHAEIRQMLDEAQNIKDKRVRQLVDMISNTKAKKAAEILQTMDTDLAVKVLSGMRGRQAGEILSFVEAKKAAELSERLTLLQIPFMEEQ; from the coding sequence ATGAACGTAAAGATATCTAGGGTTCTTGCCAGCCTCGTTCTTCTGGCCCTGCTCAAGCTCGCCGTGTTCGGCATGCTCAGCGTCGATTCCGTGACGCTTCGCATCATGCAGGCCCTGATGCCCGAGACTGTCCCGACCATGGCCCTGGCCGTGGCCCAGGCGCAGGAGCAGGCGCCTGCCCCGGAATCCGCAGCAACCACCACACCCATAGCCGACACCGCCGACTCCGCCGCCAATCAGGCCGCCACCCAGGAGACCGAGGCCGACAAGGCCGCCGCCGAGGTGCGCACCGAACAGAGCCTGCCAAGCGAATGGCGGGTCCTCAAGAGCAAGGAAGAGGAACTGGCCATCAAGGAGCGCACCCTCAAGGAGATGGAAGTGTCCATCCGGGCCGAGGCCGTCAGGGTCGAAAAGCTCCACGCCGAAATCCGCCAGATGCTCGACGAGGCCCAGAACATCAAGGACAAGCGCGTCCGCCAGCTGGTGGACATGATCTCCAACACCAAGGCCAAGAAGGCCGCGGAAATCCTCCAGACCATGGACACCGATCTGGCCGTCAAGGTTTTGTCGGGCATGCGAGGCCGTCAGGCAGGCGAGATCCTCTCCTTTGTGGAGGCCAAAAAGGCTGCCGAGCTCTCCGAGCGACTGACCCTGCTCCAGATTCCGTTCATGGAGGAGCAATAG
- the fsa gene encoding fructose-6-phosphate aldolase, translating to MQFFLDTANVDQIREVQGLGLLDGVTTNPTLLARQGGDWREQASLICSMVDGPVSLEVIATTHEEMIKEAKDLVSFGENVVVKIPMIAEGLRAMRELGERGIRVNATLVFSPAQALLAAKLGATYVSPFVGRLDGLSQSGMECVEQIRTIFDNYDFKTQILVASVRHPMHVLDAALIGADVVTLPYATLAQLIRHPLTDSGLAAFLADWEAFQKG from the coding sequence ATGCAGTTTTTTCTGGATACGGCCAATGTGGATCAGATTCGTGAGGTGCAGGGGCTGGGGCTGCTGGACGGCGTGACCACCAACCCGACGCTGCTGGCCCGACAGGGCGGCGACTGGCGCGAGCAGGCCTCGCTCATCTGCTCCATGGTGGACGGCCCGGTGAGCCTTGAGGTCATCGCCACCACCCATGAGGAGATGATCAAGGAGGCCAAGGACCTGGTCTCGTTCGGCGAGAACGTGGTGGTCAAGATCCCCATGATCGCCGAGGGGCTCCGGGCCATGCGCGAGCTTGGCGAGCGCGGCATCCGGGTCAACGCCACCCTGGTCTTCTCGCCCGCCCAGGCGCTGCTGGCGGCCAAGCTGGGGGCCACCTACGTTTCGCCGTTCGTGGGTCGGCTCGACGGGCTCTCCCAGAGCGGCATGGAGTGCGTGGAGCAGATACGCACCATATTCGACAACTACGACTTCAAGACCCAGATCCTGGTAGCCAGCGTGCGCCACCCCATGCACGTCCTGGACGCGGCCCTCATCGGCGCGGACGTGGTCACCCTGCCCTACGCCACCCTGGCCCAACTGATCCGCCACCCCCTGACCGACTCCGGCCTGGCCGCCTTCCTGGCCGACTGGGAGGCATTCCAGAAGGGGTAG
- a CDS encoding 3'-5' exonuclease codes for MTPTVETTRFVAIDFETADAKRDSACAVGLVVVDRGEIVARDYRLIRPPRRRFNPFCVQVHGIHWEDVADQPAFGELWPDLSPLFEGADFLVAHNASFDKSVLAACCRESRCLPPVQPFLCTVQLARTTWQLPSNKLPNVCCHLGITLTHHHAASDAEACARIAVSGLRENPAFLSRVL; via the coding sequence ATGACACCCACCGTTGAGACCACCCGATTCGTGGCCATAGATTTCGAGACTGCGGACGCCAAGCGCGATTCGGCCTGCGCCGTGGGCCTTGTGGTGGTGGACCGGGGCGAGATCGTGGCCCGCGACTATCGCCTCATCCGGCCCCCCAGGCGGCGGTTCAACCCCTTTTGCGTCCAGGTCCACGGCATCCACTGGGAGGACGTGGCCGATCAGCCCGCCTTTGGCGAGTTGTGGCCGGATTTGTCCCCACTCTTTGAGGGCGCGGATTTTCTCGTGGCCCACAACGCCTCGTTCGACAAGTCCGTGCTCGCCGCCTGCTGCCGCGAGTCGCGCTGCCTGCCGCCTGTGCAGCCGTTTCTGTGCACTGTCCAGTTGGCGCGCACCACCTGGCAGCTGCCGTCCAACAAGCTGCCCAATGTCTGCTGCCATCTCGGCATCACACTCACCCACCACCACGCCGCGTCTGATGCCGAGGCGTGCGCGCGCATCGCGGTCAGCGGACTGCGCGAGAACCCCGCCTTCCTGAGCCGGGTGCTGTGA
- a CDS encoding exodeoxyribonuclease III, with protein MIIYSWNVNGYRAVIKKNFRDWLDGCGGDVVMLQETKAHPDQLAPEEREPDSYANHYWNWSRKKKGYSGVACFANPEPLAVTIGLPDARFQGEGRVLHLEYPDFHLFNIYFPNGQMGDDRLAFKMGFYDAFLDHAQALRKTKPIVVGGDFNTAHCEIDLKNPKANAERSGFLPEERAWIDRFIAHGYVDTFRLFEDGPGHYSWWSYRFNARQNNAGWRIDYFFVSEELRPKVVRAWIEPEVPGSDHCPIGVEIDTH; from the coding sequence GTGATCATCTATTCATGGAACGTCAACGGCTACCGGGCCGTGATCAAGAAGAACTTCCGCGACTGGCTCGACGGCTGCGGCGGCGATGTGGTCATGCTCCAGGAGACCAAGGCCCACCCGGACCAGCTCGCGCCCGAAGAGCGCGAGCCCGACTCCTACGCCAACCACTACTGGAATTGGTCCAGGAAGAAAAAGGGCTACTCCGGCGTGGCCTGCTTTGCCAACCCAGAGCCCCTGGCCGTGACCATCGGCCTGCCCGACGCGCGTTTTCAGGGCGAGGGGCGCGTGCTGCATCTAGAATATCCCGACTTCCACCTCTTCAACATCTATTTTCCCAACGGCCAGATGGGCGACGACCGGCTGGCCTTCAAGATGGGCTTCTACGACGCCTTCCTGGACCATGCCCAGGCCCTGCGCAAGACCAAGCCCATCGTGGTCGGCGGCGACTTCAACACCGCCCATTGCGAGATCGACCTCAAGAACCCCAAGGCCAATGCGGAGCGCTCCGGTTTCCTGCCCGAGGAGCGCGCCTGGATTGACCGCTTCATCGCCCACGGCTATGTGGACACCTTCCGCCTGTTCGAGGACGGCCCCGGCCACTACTCCTGGTGGTCCTACCGCTTCAACGCCCGCCAGAACAACGCGGGCTGGCGCATTGACTACTTCTTTGTCTCCGAAGAGCTGCGCCCCAAGGTGGTGCGCGCCTGGATAGAGCCCGAGGTGCCCGGCTCCGACCACTGCCCCATCGGCGTGGAGATAGATACCCACTGA
- a CDS encoding cache domain-containing protein, protein MSCLVRTPLFVVVLAAWCLVGLSGEASAEARTVRSDVELVVTVAASGLAGQVQGVANREAQLRVIGEFVTTSRFFADKTGYFFVYDTKGVCVAHGSDPTLIGRPLMDYKDGNGFPVIRTIVDLGQAKGGFLEYLWDKPDVDGTHRKVAYVLPIPGTDFIIGSGLYLPDGQ, encoded by the coding sequence ATGTCTTGTCTGGTTCGGACCCCCCTCTTTGTCGTGGTGCTGGCCGCGTGGTGTCTTGTTGGTTTGAGCGGCGAGGCCAGTGCCGAGGCGCGGACCGTGCGCAGCGATGTGGAGCTGGTGGTCACTGTGGCCGCGTCCGGGCTGGCCGGGCAGGTCCAGGGGGTGGCAAACAGGGAGGCGCAGCTTCGGGTGATCGGCGAGTTCGTGACCACCTCGCGCTTTTTTGCCGACAAAACCGGATATTTCTTTGTCTACGACACCAAGGGTGTCTGCGTTGCCCATGGCAGCGACCCGACGCTGATCGGTCGCCCGCTCATGGACTACAAGGACGGCAACGGATTCCCGGTGATCCGGACCATCGTGGACCTGGGCCAGGCCAAGGGCGGATTTCTGGAATACCTGTGGGACAAGCCCGATGTGGATGGAACGCACAGGAAAGTCGCTTATGTCCTGCCCATTCCCGGCACGGACTTCATCATCGGATCGGGCCTGTACCTGCCTGACGGCCAGTAG
- the cmk gene encoding (d)CMP kinase gives MHSPLIVTIDGPAGVGKSTVAKRLARALSIPYLDTGAMFRAIARRLGQGAWERGEAELASVLAGMVFSLSGIGEDSVLTLDGAPIGDEVRTEQVGMWASNIATLPVVRASLKTAQQALGERFSLVAEGRDMGTVVFPAAHRKFFLDATPDERARRRFRQLTDMGQPADLDELRDQIARRDHQDRNRAEAPLRPAPDAVIVDTTSLTIDEAFAALVRGVRA, from the coding sequence GTGCATAGCCCGCTCATCGTCACCATCGACGGCCCGGCTGGCGTGGGCAAATCCACGGTGGCCAAGCGGCTGGCGCGCGCCTTGTCCATCCCGTATCTCGATACCGGGGCCATGTTCCGGGCCATTGCCCGGCGGCTGGGCCAGGGGGCTTGGGAGCGCGGCGAGGCCGAGCTGGCGTCGGTGCTGGCCGGGATGGTCTTTTCCCTGTCCGGCATCGGCGAGGATTCGGTCCTCACCCTGGACGGCGCGCCCATCGGCGACGAGGTGCGCACCGAGCAGGTGGGCATGTGGGCCTCGAACATCGCCACCTTGCCCGTGGTCCGGGCCAGTCTCAAGACGGCCCAGCAGGCTCTGGGCGAGCGTTTCTCCCTGGTGGCCGAGGGCCGCGACATGGGCACCGTGGTCTTCCCGGCCGCGCACCGCAAGTTCTTCCTCGACGCCACCCCGGACGAGCGCGCCCGGCGGCGTTTCCGGCAGCTCACGGACATGGGCCAGCCCGCCGATCTCGACGAGCTGCGCGACCAGATCGCCCGGCGCGACCACCAGGACCGCAACCGGGCCGAGGCCCCGCTCCGGCCCGCGCCCGACGCCGTGATTGTCGACACCACCAGCCTGACCATCGACGAGGCCTTCGCGGCCCTGGTCCGGGGTGTGCGCGCCTGA
- the cbiE gene encoding precorrin-6y C5,15-methyltransferase (decarboxylating) subunit CbiE — MPTMKPVHVIGLAPGSLQMTPHAREVLARADVVAGGKRLLAACPDDLIQKGAERLPITGKLAPVLEAIRKAAAKGRTVAVLCDGDPLFFGIGKRLAEELGSENLLVEPNLSTMQLAAARLGLAWQEMDFVSLHGRDDFSPLYAALVRADLIAVFTDAENTPAEVARALLERGAECFAMTVLEDLGTPQERIRPLALPETWGMEFADLNLIILERLYPPEIELTLGIPDHFYLHQKNLITKLPVRATGLALLNVEPSSTIWDLGAGCGSVSIEASHLARQGRVFAVERHKTRAAMIRENIRRTGAWLVDVVLGSMPGCLEGLPRPDRVFIGGGLGGPSNEDTTLLEIACNRLKPRGRMVVHCILLDTLHTAKDYFQSLGWHFGVTQLQASATDSLAGDLRFKAQNPVFILWAEKP; from the coding sequence ATGCCGACCATGAAACCTGTCCATGTCATCGGGCTTGCGCCCGGTTCGCTCCAGATGACCCCGCACGCCCGTGAGGTGCTGGCCCGCGCCGATGTTGTCGCGGGCGGCAAACGGCTCCTGGCCGCCTGCCCGGACGATCTGATCCAAAAGGGGGCCGAGCGGCTGCCCATCACCGGCAAGCTCGCGCCGGTGCTCGAAGCCATCCGCAAGGCTGCGGCCAAGGGGCGCACCGTGGCCGTGCTCTGCGACGGCGACCCGCTCTTCTTCGGCATTGGCAAGCGGCTGGCCGAGGAGCTGGGCAGCGAAAACCTGCTGGTGGAGCCCAACCTCTCCACCATGCAGCTGGCTGCGGCCCGGCTCGGTCTGGCCTGGCAGGAGATGGACTTCGTCTCCCTGCATGGCCGCGACGACTTCTCGCCGCTTTACGCCGCCCTGGTGCGCGCCGATCTCATCGCCGTGTTCACCGATGCCGAGAACACCCCGGCAGAGGTGGCCCGCGCCCTGCTCGAACGCGGGGCCGAATGCTTTGCCATGACCGTGCTCGAAGACCTGGGCACCCCGCAGGAGCGCATCCGCCCCCTGGCCCTGCCCGAGACCTGGGGCATGGAATTCGCGGACCTCAACCTCATCATCCTTGAGCGGCTCTACCCGCCTGAGATCGAGCTGACCCTGGGCATTCCCGACCACTTCTACCTGCACCAGAAGAACCTGATCACCAAGCTGCCCGTGCGCGCCACGGGGCTGGCCCTGCTCAACGTGGAGCCGTCCTCCACCATCTGGGACCTGGGCGCGGGCTGCGGCTCGGTCTCCATCGAGGCGTCCCACCTCGCCCGGCAGGGCCGCGTCTTTGCCGTGGAGCGGCACAAGACCCGCGCGGCCATGATCCGCGAGAACATCCGGCGCACCGGCGCATGGCTGGTGGACGTGGTCCTCGGCTCCATGCCCGGCTGCCTCGAAGGATTGCCCCGGCCCGACCGTGTCTTCATCGGCGGCGGCCTTGGCGGCCCATCCAATGAGGACACCACCCTGCTCGAAATCGCCTGCAACCGCCTCAAGCCGCGTGGCCGCATGGTCGTCCACTGCATCCTCCTCGACACGCTGCACACGGCCAAGGACTACTTCCAGTCCCTGGGCTGGCACTTCGGCGTCACCCAACTCCAGGCCTCGGCCACCGACTCTCTGGCAGGCGATCTCCGCTTCAAGGCGCAAAATCCCGTATTTATCCTCTGGGCCGAAAAACCCTGA